The following proteins are encoded in a genomic region of Sphingopyxis sp. YF1:
- a CDS encoding DUF1287 domain-containing protein, protein MQPSDSMQPTRRAFLGAGLCFGAVGLPGKALAATDAQRLVAAARKQVGVTLAYDPAYTVLAFPNGDVDRAKGVCTDVVIRAFRDALGVDLQVLVNADMRSDFAAYPKNWGLRRPDRNIDHRRVPNLATYWTRQRARLSVSRDPADWRPGDIFTAMTGGRFPHTGIVSDRITAAGRPLIIHNIGRGTREEDALFDHPLTGRFRWKV, encoded by the coding sequence ATGCAGCCGTCCGATTCCATGCAGCCGACACGGCGCGCCTTCCTCGGCGCGGGGCTATGCTTTGGGGCGGTCGGCCTGCCGGGCAAGGCGCTGGCCGCAACCGACGCGCAGCGGCTCGTCGCCGCGGCGCGCAAGCAGGTCGGGGTGACGCTCGCCTATGACCCTGCCTACACGGTGCTTGCATTCCCGAACGGCGATGTCGACCGCGCCAAGGGCGTGTGCACCGATGTCGTGATCCGCGCCTTTCGCGACGCGCTCGGGGTCGATCTGCAGGTGCTCGTCAACGCCGACATGCGGTCCGATTTCGCGGCCTATCCGAAAAACTGGGGGCTGCGCCGTCCCGACCGCAACATCGATCATCGCCGCGTGCCGAACCTTGCGACATACTGGACGCGCCAGCGCGCGCGGCTTTCCGTTTCGCGCGATCCCGCAGACTGGCGGCCGGGCGACATCTTTACCGCGATGACCGGCGGGCGCTTCCCGCACACCGGTATCGTTTCCGACCGAATTACGGCAGCGGGCCGCCCGCTGATCATCCACAATATCGGTCGCGGCACACGCGAGGAAGACGCGCTGTTCGATC
- the rplS gene encoding 50S ribosomal protein L19 produces MNLIQTIEAEEIAKAGKTIPEFRPGDTLKVGVKVVEGERTRVQNFEGVCIARSNKGMGSNFTVRKMSFGEGVERVFPLYSPNIDSITVVRKGAVRRAKLYYLRGRTGKSARIAERREYRSEAGEG; encoded by the coding sequence ATGAACCTCATCCAGACGATCGAAGCCGAAGAAATCGCCAAGGCTGGCAAGACGATCCCCGAATTCCGTCCTGGCGACACGCTGAAGGTCGGCGTGAAGGTCGTCGAAGGCGAGCGCACCCGCGTGCAGAATTTCGAAGGCGTGTGCATCGCACGCTCGAACAAGGGCATGGGCTCCAACTTCACCGTGCGCAAAATGTCGTTCGGCGAAGGTGTCGAGCGCGTCTTCCCGCTTTACTCGCCCAACATCGATTCGATTACCGTCGTCCGCAAGGGCGCTGTCCGTCGTGCGAAGCTTTACTATCTGCGTGGACGCACTGGTAAATCGGCACGTATTGCGGAGCGCCGCGAATACCGGTCGGAAGCCGGCGAAGGCTAA
- the trmD gene encoding tRNA (guanosine(37)-N1)-methyltransferase TrmD, with amino-acid sequence MTFAAVPLTLYPDMFPGPLGHSMAGRALEAGVWSCAPVQIRDFATDRHRTVDDTPAGGGAGMVLKADVLAAAIDHAVAANPGLPLLAMTPRGAPVTQRRIRDLSAGPGAIILCGRFEGFDERIFEGRPIEQLSMGDIILSGGEMGALLLLDACIRLLPGVMGAASSGDDESFENGLLEYPHYTRPVTWEGRTIPEVLRSGDHAKIAAWRKHQAEVDTRLRRPDLWERHEGARDRPASGARRKEKDTRT; translated from the coding sequence ATGACCTTTGCCGCCGTTCCCCTCACCCTCTATCCCGACATGTTTCCCGGCCCGCTGGGCCACAGCATGGCGGGCCGCGCGCTCGAGGCGGGGGTCTGGTCGTGCGCACCGGTGCAGATCCGCGACTTCGCGACCGACAGGCACCGCACCGTCGACGACACCCCGGCGGGCGGCGGCGCCGGCATGGTGCTCAAGGCCGACGTGCTCGCCGCGGCGATCGATCATGCGGTCGCGGCGAATCCGGGGCTGCCGCTGCTCGCGATGACCCCGCGCGGCGCACCGGTCACCCAGCGCCGCATTCGCGACCTGTCCGCCGGTCCGGGGGCGATCATCCTGTGCGGACGGTTCGAGGGTTTCGACGAACGGATTTTCGAAGGTCGGCCGATCGAGCAGCTGTCGATGGGCGACATCATCCTGTCGGGCGGCGAGATGGGAGCACTCCTCCTCCTCGACGCTTGCATTCGCCTGCTTCCCGGCGTAATGGGCGCGGCTTCCAGCGGGGACGACGAATCGTTCGAAAACGGTTTGCTCGAATATCCGCACTATACCCGGCCCGTTACATGGGAAGGGCGCACGATCCCCGAAGTGCTGCGATCGGGGGATCATGCGAAGATCGCGGCCTGGCGGAAACACCAGGCCGAGGTCGACACACGGTTACGCAGGCCGGACCTTTGGGAGCGCCATGAGGGCGCTCGGGACCGACCTGCCTCTGGCGCGCGGCGAAAAGAAAAGGACACGAGGACATGA